The following are encoded together in the Geobacter sulfurreducens PCA genome:
- a CDS encoding lipoprotein: MNVRRNLSLLLLALVLAGCRNPYLIAQRFEDSSREHNRLMRWQGLEQSCVIFAGEQVKDVCLERARAAKDVSVADYRVTSTELDVNKGTATVRVEVDYFILPSTRLKTLVDEQQWRYVEDEEKGSRWLLVTPPPEFR, translated from the coding sequence ATGAACGTTCGTCGAAACCTGTCACTTCTCCTCCTGGCCCTTGTCCTTGCCGGCTGCCGCAACCCCTACCTCATTGCTCAGCGTTTCGAGGACAGCTCCCGGGAGCACAATCGTCTCATGCGTTGGCAGGGCCTCGAACAGTCATGCGTCATCTTTGCCGGAGAACAAGTGAAGGATGTCTGCCTGGAGCGGGCCAGGGCGGCCAAGGATGTGTCCGTGGCCGACTACCGGGTGACGAGCACGGAGCTTGACGTGAACAAGGGGACAGCCACGGTCAGGGTTGAGGTTGATTATTTCATCCTTCCCTCAACCCGTCTCAAGACCTTGGTTGATGAGCAGCAGTGGCGTTATGTGGAGGACGAGGAGAAGGGAAGTCGATGGCTCCTGGTGACTCCGCCCCCCGAATTCAGGTAG
- a CDS encoding YtxH domain-containing protein codes for MADSKHTETAAILAFFAGAALAAGAALLLTPKTGREVREKLGDVTDDAVCKLRSAVREAKYKVAPKSKDDTGEYEGGGCWI; via the coding sequence ATGGCAGACAGCAAACACACGGAAACCGCGGCTATCCTCGCCTTCTTCGCCGGCGCCGCCCTTGCGGCTGGGGCGGCTCTCCTGCTGACCCCCAAGACCGGCCGCGAGGTGCGTGAAAAACTGGGTGATGTTACCGATGACGCGGTGTGCAAGCTCCGGTCGGCCGTCCGTGAGGCGAAATACAAGGTTGCCCCCAAGTCCAAGGACGACACCGGCGAATACGAAGGCGGCGGTTGCTGGATCTGA
- a CDS encoding C-GCAxxG-C-C family protein: MDVVDKDSAVSRRQVLKISVDAAGVLLSGRGLAVAAEAAGPIEKPVDRPAKASKRFLASMNCSQAICEVYGPSFGVPADVAGKMGTGFAGGMGLGSECGAVAGAVAVLGLKYGPDTGRTMVKVTEFIAEFRKRCGETSCSKLLKVDMGTAEGIKAAADKGLFTSACPGYVKTAGEILEKMLA, translated from the coding sequence ATGGATGTGGTCGATAAGGACAGTGCGGTAAGTAGGCGCCAGGTCCTGAAAATATCCGTAGACGCGGCCGGTGTGCTGCTGTCCGGCAGGGGGCTTGCCGTCGCCGCCGAGGCGGCCGGGCCGATTGAGAAACCGGTTGATCGGCCCGCGAAAGCGTCGAAACGCTTTCTTGCATCCATGAACTGCTCGCAGGCCATCTGCGAAGTCTACGGACCGTCCTTCGGCGTGCCGGCTGACGTTGCGGGTAAGATGGGAACCGGGTTTGCCGGCGGCATGGGGCTGGGGAGCGAGTGCGGAGCCGTCGCCGGCGCGGTGGCCGTGCTGGGGCTGAAATATGGTCCCGACACCGGCAGGACCATGGTAAAAGTTACAGAATTCATAGCCGAATTCCGCAAGAGATGCGGAGAGACCTCCTGCTCGAAACTTCTCAAAGTGGACATGGGGACCGCCGAGGGGATCAAGGCGGCAGCCGACAAGGGTCTCTTCACCAGCGCCTGTCCCGGTTACGTGAAAACGGCCGGCGAAATCCTCGAGAAGATGCTGGCCTGA
- a CDS encoding TOBE domain-containing protein, which produces MTMKCSGHDMEVAGTLWLHKADRKFLGSDRIGLLEKIGEYGSITKAAKAVGVSYKTAWDMVNHLNNMADRPLVERTAGGKGGGGTRLTQAGTELIEQFSIIQEEHRRFLDSISERLVNGDSLYTFLRRIAMKVSARNVFLGTVSGITKGAVNAEVSLTLKGGTPVTAVVTNASIDSLGLAVGKDAYAIVKASSIIIGTDLHDAKVSARNIMCGTIVKVIEGPVSTEVDVEIGAGNTISAVITHESAVRLGLKEGGHACALFKASSVILGVS; this is translated from the coding sequence ATGACCATGAAATGCAGTGGGCATGATATGGAGGTGGCGGGAACACTCTGGCTCCACAAGGCGGACCGCAAGTTTCTGGGGAGCGATCGGATTGGGCTCCTGGAAAAGATCGGAGAGTACGGCTCCATAACCAAAGCTGCCAAGGCCGTGGGGGTCAGCTACAAGACCGCCTGGGACATGGTGAACCACCTGAACAACATGGCCGATCGGCCGCTGGTGGAGCGGACGGCCGGCGGCAAGGGGGGAGGGGGTACCCGTCTCACCCAGGCGGGGACAGAGCTCATTGAGCAGTTCAGCATCATCCAGGAGGAACATCGCAGATTTCTCGACTCCATTTCGGAGCGGCTCGTCAACGGCGACAGCCTCTACACATTCCTGAGGAGGATAGCCATGAAAGTAAGCGCGCGGAACGTATTTCTCGGCACGGTCAGCGGGATCACCAAGGGGGCGGTCAACGCCGAAGTGTCCCTCACGCTCAAGGGAGGAACCCCCGTAACGGCGGTCGTGACCAATGCCAGCATCGACAGCCTGGGGCTTGCCGTTGGCAAGGACGCCTATGCCATCGTCAAGGCCAGTTCGATCATTATCGGCACTGACCTGCACGACGCCAAGGTGAGTGCCCGCAACATCATGTGCGGCACCATCGTCAAGGTAATCGAGGGGCCGGTCAGTACTGAGGTGGATGTGGAGATCGGCGCCGGGAATACCATCAGTGCCGTCATTACCCATGAAAGCGCCGTACGGCTCGGCCTCAAGGAGGGTGGACACGCCTGCGCCCTGTTCAAGGCATCGAGTGTGATTCTCGGCGTCAGCTGA
- a CDS encoding Dabb family protein: protein MITHIVFFKLTDPSAPTIAATREKLESMRGKVPLLRHIEVGVDVIRSERSYDLALVTRFDSLADLQAYQVDPYHAGEVVPHMKSVCSSIVAVDYES, encoded by the coding sequence ATGATAACGCATATCGTATTTTTCAAGCTGACCGACCCTTCAGCCCCCACCATCGCCGCCACCCGCGAAAAGCTGGAGAGCATGCGTGGCAAGGTTCCCCTGCTCAGACACATTGAAGTGGGGGTTGACGTGATCCGGTCCGAACGGTCCTACGATCTGGCCCTCGTGACCCGCTTCGACTCTCTGGCGGATCTCCAGGCCTACCAGGTAGACCCGTACCATGCCGGAGAAGTGGTACCGCACATGAAGTCGGTCTGCTCCTCCATCGTGGCCGTGGACTACGAGTCGTAG
- a CDS encoding ferritin-like domain-containing protein has protein sequence MKVIDFALEMEEMGKDYFRRLASEASMNGVRTVFTILAEEQQELYDTFLAIKRGASAHCNADSQALERAREAFAKIFAPDGAHLALLKTDLAAYEHAMQVEAAIVSFCEELAERERDEEARALLREIAAEERRHYDTVESIHDFVAAPRWHLCWGESCNLREM, from the coding sequence ATGAAAGTCATTGATTTTGCCTTGGAAATGGAGGAGATGGGAAAAGACTACTTTCGACGCCTGGCTTCCGAAGCGAGCATGAATGGGGTGAGAACCGTCTTTACCATTCTTGCGGAGGAGCAGCAGGAACTCTACGACACCTTTCTGGCCATAAAACGGGGAGCGTCAGCCCACTGCAATGCGGACTCCCAAGCTCTGGAGCGGGCACGGGAAGCCTTTGCGAAGATATTCGCCCCCGATGGCGCCCACCTTGCCCTGCTCAAGACCGACCTGGCAGCCTACGAGCACGCCATGCAGGTGGAAGCGGCCATCGTCAGCTTCTGCGAAGAACTGGCCGAGCGGGAGCGCGACGAGGAAGCCCGGGCGCTCCTGCGGGAAATAGCCGCCGAGGAGCGCCGGCACTACGACACGGTAGAGAGCATTCACGACTTTGTCGCTGCGCCCCGGTGGCACCTCTGCTGGGGCGAATCCTGTAACCTGCGGGAGATGTAG
- the modD gene encoding ModD protein, producing the protein MLDRLPDSELDRFFEEDCPYGDLTTHLLGIGRQKGRITFSTREETVLCGTEEAGRLLDRCGARVGRMEESGTRLSAGVEFLVADGEAGSLHAGWKVALNLLEYASGIATRTARIIAVARAVNPAVVVTTTRKSFPGTRKISIKAITAAGAVPHRLGLSETILVFRQHTAFLGGLEPFLGMIGDLRKRAPETAIMVEAESVADAVAVAAAGPDVLQIDKVAPADLSALVPQLRKLAPMTRISAAGGINESNAAVYAATGVDILVLSSAYFGRPADIGVRLEPVV; encoded by the coding sequence ATGTTGGACCGTCTGCCGGACAGCGAGCTCGATCGCTTTTTTGAAGAGGATTGTCCCTACGGCGACCTCACCACACATCTTCTCGGCATTGGCCGTCAGAAGGGGCGAATCACCTTTTCCACCCGGGAAGAAACCGTTCTCTGCGGTACCGAGGAGGCCGGCCGCCTCCTGGATCGGTGCGGTGCCCGTGTGGGGCGGATGGAGGAAAGCGGAACCCGCCTTTCTGCCGGGGTGGAGTTTCTGGTTGCCGACGGAGAGGCCGGATCCCTCCATGCGGGCTGGAAGGTGGCCCTCAACCTTCTGGAGTATGCCTCGGGGATTGCCACCCGCACTGCCCGGATCATTGCGGTGGCCCGGGCCGTCAACCCGGCCGTTGTGGTGACTACCACCCGCAAGTCGTTCCCCGGCACGAGGAAGATTTCCATCAAGGCAATTACCGCGGCCGGTGCAGTCCCTCACCGGCTCGGTTTGTCGGAGACGATTCTTGTTTTCCGGCAGCACACTGCGTTCCTGGGCGGACTGGAGCCGTTCCTCGGCATGATCGGCGACCTTAGGAAAAGGGCGCCGGAGACCGCCATCATGGTCGAGGCGGAGAGTGTCGCCGATGCTGTGGCCGTGGCCGCCGCCGGTCCCGATGTCCTTCAGATCGACAAGGTTGCTCCCGCCGATCTTTCGGCGCTTGTACCGCAACTGAGAAAGCTGGCGCCGATGACCAGGATTTCGGCCGCAGGCGGCATCAACGAGTCGAACGCGGCGGTTTACGCCGCCACCGGCGTTGACATCCTGGTCCTCTCGTCGGCCTATTTCGGCCGGCCGGCTGACATCGGCGTGCGGTTGGAGCCGGTGGTGTGA
- a CDS encoding sensor domain-containing diguanylate cyclase: MPNNDSFYKKVLDNLYDGIYFVDEQRRITYWNKGAQMLTGYGEKEVIGRNCHDIFLHLDSNGNGICSDACPIEKTITDGRKRDEESFLHHKDGHLVPVCLRVAPIQDTDGQMVVAVEVTGDHSPRHALRQQLENLQRLALCDPLTTIANRRYVEMSLNSRLEEMRRYGWHFGILFLDVDHFKQINDTHGHDTGDRVLKMVAKTLVNSARSFDVVGRWGGEEFIAVLANISRRQLPRIADRFRHLVEQSSFRLDDRLLRVTVSVGATMSHLDDTVESLVQRADTLMYRSKQAGRNCVSIGFGEEMPETSATPSASP; the protein is encoded by the coding sequence ATGCCCAACAACGACAGCTTCTACAAGAAGGTCCTCGACAATCTCTACGACGGCATCTACTTTGTGGACGAACAGCGTCGGATCACCTACTGGAACAAGGGTGCGCAGATGCTGACGGGCTATGGGGAGAAGGAAGTCATCGGCCGAAATTGTCATGACATCTTTCTCCACCTCGATTCCAACGGCAACGGCATTTGCTCCGATGCGTGCCCCATCGAAAAGACCATCACCGACGGCCGAAAACGGGATGAGGAGAGCTTTCTCCACCACAAGGACGGCCACCTGGTTCCGGTCTGCCTCAGGGTGGCTCCGATTCAGGATACCGATGGCCAGATGGTGGTGGCAGTCGAGGTGACCGGCGACCACTCCCCGCGCCACGCCCTGCGCCAGCAGCTGGAAAATCTCCAGCGCCTCGCCCTCTGCGACCCACTTACCACCATCGCCAACCGCCGCTACGTGGAAATGAGCCTCAACTCGCGCCTGGAAGAAATGCGACGGTACGGCTGGCACTTCGGCATCCTCTTCCTGGACGTTGACCACTTCAAGCAGATCAACGACACCCATGGCCACGACACCGGCGACCGGGTACTCAAGATGGTGGCCAAGACCCTGGTGAACAGCGCCCGCTCTTTCGACGTGGTTGGCCGCTGGGGGGGCGAGGAGTTCATTGCCGTGCTCGCCAACATATCGCGTCGGCAGCTGCCGCGCATCGCAGACAGGTTCCGGCACCTGGTTGAACAGTCGAGTTTCCGTCTGGACGATCGGCTGCTCCGGGTCACTGTCTCCGTTGGCGCCACCATGTCCCACCTGGATGACACGGTCGAATCACTGGTGCAGCGGGCCGACACGCTCATGTACCGGAGCAAGCAGGCAGGCCGCAACTGTGTGAGCATCGGCTTCGGCGAAGAGATGCCGGAAACATCGGCCACCCCGTCCGCGTCACCCTGA